In Leptospira congkakensis, a single window of DNA contains:
- a CDS encoding alpha/beta fold hydrolase, whose protein sequence is MEEKIKALLTVTMISIFALTSTTCAESSGDHAPFLKVISKDGTVIAYEKTGSGPPLIFITGAICHRKFQPIIDDAATLSQNFTVYNYDRRGRGDSGDTKTYLIQSEVEDIEALIDSAGGKAYIYGHSSGAVLAMETSLTLPNKVKKAYVYDPPYVSNEKEFKNYQLTKENIKNLLAEKKFSQAIDEFLVSIGMPRIFTFLLPLTPGWKRTVQLAPTLLYDITLTENLPPIERLSKIKVPISIAYGEESPEEIKRVAHLLGQNIQGSALEEIPKQDHSVDTKILLPKMIHFFNE, encoded by the coding sequence ATGGAAGAAAAAATAAAAGCTTTATTAACTGTGACAATGATTTCGATATTTGCCCTGACTTCCACGACCTGCGCCGAATCCTCTGGTGATCACGCTCCATTTTTAAAGGTAATTTCAAAAGACGGAACCGTCATTGCATATGAAAAAACTGGATCTGGCCCACCACTTATTTTCATTACAGGAGCTATATGCCATCGAAAGTTCCAACCGATCATTGATGACGCAGCAACTCTTAGTCAAAATTTTACTGTTTATAATTACGACAGACGTGGTAGAGGTGATAGCGGAGATACAAAAACATATTTGATCCAATCTGAAGTTGAGGATATAGAAGCACTGATTGATTCCGCAGGTGGTAAAGCATATATCTATGGACATTCTTCTGGTGCAGTATTAGCGATGGAAACAAGTTTGACCTTACCTAACAAAGTTAAAAAAGCTTATGTGTATGATCCGCCCTATGTTTCTAATGAAAAAGAATTTAAAAATTATCAACTTACAAAAGAAAATATCAAAAACCTACTCGCTGAAAAAAAATTTTCACAAGCAATTGATGAGTTTCTAGTTTCCATCGGTATGCCGAGGATATTTACTTTCTTATTACCACTCACTCCAGGATGGAAAAGAACCGTTCAACTTGCACCAACACTTCTTTATGATATAACTTTAACTGAGAATTTACCTCCTATAGAAAGATTATCTAAGATTAAAGTTCCGATTTCTATTGCTTATGGTGAAGAAAGTCCAGAAGAAATCAAAAGGGTAGCTCATTTACTCGGACAAAACATACAAGGTTCCGCATTAGAAGAAATTCCTAAACAAGATCATTCGGTAGATACAAAAATTCTTCTCCCAAAGATGATTCATTTTTTTAATGAATGA
- a CDS encoding STAS/SEC14 domain-containing protein yields the protein MIIFQCPTAVTEYLEDKKIVVLTQNGKNTGANLKDSLDKGVEALIQNKAVKWLSDNRNMGTHTAEDVEWLNNDWTPRAIKAGWKKWALVQPQSALSAMSEKNLVDFFATNGIEVKIFETPEEGYQWLDSV from the coding sequence ATGATTATATTTCAATGCCCTACAGCTGTGACAGAATACCTAGAAGATAAAAAGATCGTTGTTCTTACACAGAATGGGAAAAACACTGGGGCCAATTTAAAAGATAGTTTAGACAAAGGTGTTGAGGCACTCATTCAAAACAAAGCCGTTAAGTGGTTGTCCGACAATCGCAACATGGGTACCCATACTGCAGAAGATGTAGAATGGCTGAACAACGATTGGACTCCACGAGCAATCAAAGCCGGTTGGAAAAAATGGGCACTTGTTCAACCGCAATCAGCTCTATCAGCGATGTCTGAAAAAAACTTGGTAGATTTTTTTGCTACAAATGGAATTGAAGTAAAGATATTTGAAACACCTGAAGAAGGATACCAATGGTTGGATTCAGTTTAG
- a CDS encoding methyl-accepting chemotaxis protein, with protein sequence MKQSKTTQYTVLSLTLLVTQLGALVYQLFGIPNPNGIMVVLLVACLVFSTITIPFALLQIKKYKKQFLIIKKTISQAINGNLHVETSIKSNLKKRNEVDSILISLFELLHIFQDIIALLKDATIGLSSSVDNAKLADEFFHSSLNRQKDYSQNLEATVRKMTDNMTNIENASTNNYSTLVRVSESIKVLSDHINESEENSNLSKKITFGISEKIQKGNKAMEEMATVIENIATSSGKIEGMVVVIKEISERVNLLALNASIEAARAGEYGSGFAVVAQEVSKLATQTSNSIKEIDSNVKRNKEEVTLNRQKINETNQLYKEIIGEVKQIFEKIDFISESATKQMQIKEKLLYDSEQLSRMLAEIKQNIGDQNNSQKLISDVAHAMDSSVDATFSEGENLSKLLEKIRSTTNDIGGVILLFK encoded by the coding sequence ATGAAACAAAGTAAAACAACTCAATACACTGTATTATCACTAACGCTGCTTGTTACACAACTTGGAGCTTTGGTATACCAACTTTTTGGTATACCAAACCCAAATGGGATAATGGTTGTTTTGTTAGTGGCTTGTCTTGTTTTTTCTACAATCACAATACCATTTGCTCTTTTACAGATAAAGAAATATAAAAAACAATTTTTGATCATTAAAAAAACGATTTCACAAGCTATCAATGGCAATTTGCATGTTGAAACTTCTATAAAATCGAATCTAAAAAAACGCAACGAAGTCGATTCTATCCTAATCTCTTTATTCGAATTATTACATATATTCCAAGATATCATTGCACTTTTAAAAGATGCAACGATAGGTCTATCCTCATCTGTTGATAATGCAAAATTGGCAGATGAATTTTTTCATTCTAGTTTAAACAGACAAAAAGATTATTCACAAAATCTGGAAGCAACAGTCCGAAAAATGACGGACAACATGACAAATATTGAAAATGCATCTACAAATAATTATTCAACTTTAGTTCGTGTTTCTGAAAGTATAAAAGTTTTGTCAGATCATATCAATGAGTCAGAAGAAAACAGCAACCTGTCCAAAAAAATAACATTTGGCATTTCAGAAAAAATCCAAAAGGGAAACAAAGCAATGGAAGAAATGGCAACTGTCATTGAAAACATTGCGACCAGTTCTGGTAAAATTGAAGGAATGGTCGTCGTCATCAAAGAAATTTCCGAACGTGTCAACTTACTTGCACTGAATGCATCCATTGAGGCGGCGAGAGCAGGCGAATATGGAAGTGGATTTGCTGTTGTTGCCCAAGAAGTTTCAAAACTAGCTACGCAAACTTCAAATAGCATTAAAGAAATTGATAGCAATGTAAAACGAAACAAAGAAGAAGTCACACTCAATCGCCAGAAAATTAATGAAACCAATCAACTTTACAAAGAAATCATTGGTGAAGTAAAACAAATTTTTGAAAAAATAGATTTCATTTCTGAATCCGCAACAAAACAAATGCAAATCAAAGAAAAGTTATTATATGATTCTGAACAACTTTCTCGTATGTTAGCGGAAATAAAACAAAACATAGGCGATCAAAATAACTCACAAAAATTGATCTCCGATGTGGCTCATGCGATGGATTCAAGTGTTGATGCAACTTTTTCTGAAGGCGAAAATTTATCAAAATTGTTAGAAAAAATCAGATCCACCACAAATGACATTGGTGGCGTCATTCTACTTTTCAAATAG
- a CDS encoding tetratricopeptide repeat protein, with product MNIVFSIIKNLFFIISFTFAPIITFQLLHAEKVMEEKNILIEEWVENYRNEKDKDIKWREREKRENEVNSFTEMGIKFYRKKNDIKAIEEYIKAILIYPTSTTYYHYANSLTNTHRIPDAINAYKIALKFDDSNKALVYYNLACAYSRLNQLEESKANLHLAIENGYSAIQQIKKDPDLENLRRLSGWDKELNGLLKAHNITKSTLIGEIYEQGPRSGDSYYLCSNGYFIHRHEYDCNEKYKGFSRGRWELISNKVETHFTEFCFLNYETTAKLRKHYDGSEVPTECYGTPKFAECKKNTRNYKQFFSYKDLYEAINAKPEKK from the coding sequence ATGAATATTGTTTTTTCCATAATAAAAAATTTGTTTTTTATTATTTCTTTCACCTTTGCCCCAATAATTACTTTTCAACTTTTACACGCCGAAAAAGTAATGGAAGAGAAAAATATTCTCATCGAAGAATGGGTGGAAAATTATAGGAACGAAAAAGACAAAGATATTAAATGGCGAGAAAGGGAAAAACGAGAGAATGAAGTAAACTCATTCACGGAAATGGGAATAAAATTTTATAGGAAAAAAAATGACATTAAAGCTATTGAGGAATATATAAAAGCAATCTTAATATATCCAACATCTACTACTTATTACCATTATGCCAATAGCCTAACAAATACCCACAGAATACCAGATGCAATCAATGCCTATAAAATTGCTTTAAAATTTGATGATAGCAATAAAGCCCTTGTTTATTACAATTTAGCTTGCGCCTACAGCAGATTGAATCAATTAGAAGAATCCAAAGCCAATTTACATTTGGCAATTGAAAATGGGTATTCCGCAATCCAACAAATTAAAAAAGATCCTGACTTGGAGAACTTAAGAAGACTTTCGGGCTGGGACAAGGAACTAAATGGACTTTTAAAAGCACACAATATCACAAAATCCACGTTAATTGGTGAAATTTATGAACAAGGCCCAAGATCTGGTGATTCGTATTACCTTTGTTCAAATGGTTACTTCATTCATCGACATGAATACGATTGCAATGAAAAATACAAAGGTTTCAGCAGAGGAAGATGGGAATTAATTTCCAATAAAGTTGAGACACATTTTACCGAGTTTTGTTTTTTAAACTATGAGACAACAGCTAAACTAAGAAAACACTATGATGGATCAGAGGTTCCAACCGAATGTTATGGAACACCAAAATTTGCAGAGTGTAAAAAAAATACGAGAAATTACAAACAATTCTTTTCTTATAAGGATCTTTATGAAGCTATCAATGCTAAACCAGAAAAAAAATAA